The Terriglobales bacterium genome segment CCGCCGTAGCGGAACGCGTAATCGATCAGCCGCAGTTGCGCCTTGATGAGGTATCCGATCTCCGCCAGCAGTTTGCTGCCCACCAGGTGCCCGTGCGTGTCGTTGACCTGCTTGAAGTGGTCAAGATCGATGAACAGCACGCTGAACTCGTATCCGAACCGGGACGAGCGGTAGACCTCCGTGTCCAGCGTCTTGTACAGGTGGCGTGCGTTGTAGAGACCAGTGCAGTCGTCGGTGATTGTCAGTTCCTGGATCTTCTCCACTGCCCGCGAGTTCTCGATGGCGATCGCCGCGTAGTCGCACAGCGCCTGCAGGAAGAATATCTCTCGGTCCGTGAACCCCTTCATGTCCACGTTCACCAACTGGATCACGCCCAGCACTCGATGCTTCGAGTTCAGGGGAATGCAGATGATCGAGCGCGTCTCCCACTTGGTGACTTCGTCGATGCGCTTGGCAAACCGCGGATCGGTGTACACATCGGGAACAATCAGTTGCTCGCCGTATTTGGCCACCCACCCTGCAATGCCCTCTCCCACCTTCAGGCGCACGTTCTTCAGCGCCTCGGCCGCATCCCCCACGGCAATGGCAAAATAAAGTTCGTTGTGCTCCTCGTCCACCATCAGCAGCGACCAGGTGTCCGGCCGGAAGTATTCCGCCATCTTTTCCATGATGGTTTGCAGAATAGAATCGAGGTCCAGCGAAGACGTCAGCGCCTTGGCGACGTCGTGGAAGATAGTAAGTTCCTGGCTTTGCCGTCTACGGTCGATGCCGGTAGCCTCGGACATACACGAAGTCCCTCGATCGGCGAGAGAAAGTGTCTGAATTATAGGTTGCGCTGAGAAACCCGGGCAACGATCTTAAGTAACTAAGTACCCGCAAAGCCACGTGCTGCAACGACATCGCAACCCAGTGTGCAAGCCGCTGCACTCCTGCTCCGGGCCCCGCCTTGCACCCTGCCCGTAACCCATCCAATGCCTTTTTCCCGTAGATTTTTCAGCATTCTCTTTCGGAGCGCGCCACATCGCGGTAGCATGGCATACAACGGTGGGCTGGGTCCCAGGAGAACCGTCGAGTGGCATCGTTCGGCGAGCATCTGAAGCAGGAACGGGAACAACGCGGGATCACGCTGGACGAAATCTCCCT includes the following:
- a CDS encoding sensor domain-containing diguanylate cyclase; its protein translation is MSEATGIDRRRQSQELTIFHDVAKALTSSLDLDSILQTIMEKMAEYFRPDTWSLLMVDEEHNELYFAIAVGDAAEALKNVRLKVGEGIAGWVAKYGEQLIVPDVYTDPRFAKRIDEVTKWETRSIICIPLNSKHRVLGVIQLVNVDMKGFTDREIFFLQALCDYAAIAIENSRAVEKIQELTITDDCTGLYNARHLYKTLDTEVYRSSRFGYEFSVLFIDLDHFKQVNDTHGHLVGSKLLAEIGYLIKAQLRLIDYAFRYGGDEFVVLLPQTGKDQALNVAKRLRDALRNSMFCKEEGLNLNVRASIGLATYPHDAKSSHDVIRQADEMMYLVKNTTRDNIGIAQRGVMK